From a region of the Corallococcus coralloides DSM 2259 genome:
- a CDS encoding NmrA family NAD(P)-binding protein, which translates to MSRSETVLVTAATGRQGGATARALLAEGRTKVRVLVRNPEAANARALAAAGAEVVVGDLDDPASLRAACAGTRAVFSMQSPIVSATGIDFSKERQQGRNLVEAALAEGVETFVHTATSGVGAHRDVEGWAEGRWKFHEEYWENKLATCDLVRTAGFKHWTVLLLSTFMDHPMFDPAGFVDGRRLLTVVRADKPLALIAPEDIGKAAAAAIHDPARFHGVTLELAGDVLTLPQITEVLSRVDGKEYVAWSSSIEEAVAAGLHPGVAQGMTYMNVAPLLARPEIARSYGLSPMSFEAWVRQRREMT; encoded by the coding sequence ATGAGCCGCAGCGAAACCGTTCTCGTCACCGCCGCCACAGGACGCCAGGGTGGCGCCACCGCCCGGGCCTTGCTGGCCGAGGGCCGCACCAAGGTGCGCGTCCTGGTGCGCAACCCGGAGGCGGCGAACGCCAGGGCACTCGCGGCGGCGGGCGCGGAGGTGGTCGTCGGGGACCTGGACGATCCGGCGTCGTTGCGCGCCGCCTGCGCCGGGACGCGGGCGGTCTTCTCGATGCAGTCACCCATCGTCTCCGCGACCGGCATCGACTTCAGCAAGGAGCGTCAGCAAGGAAGGAACCTCGTCGAGGCCGCGCTCGCCGAGGGCGTCGAGACGTTCGTGCACACCGCGACGTCCGGCGTCGGCGCCCACCGCGACGTCGAGGGTTGGGCGGAGGGGCGCTGGAAGTTCCATGAGGAGTACTGGGAGAACAAGCTGGCCACGTGCGACCTGGTCCGCACCGCGGGCTTCAAGCACTGGACCGTCCTCCTGCTCTCCACCTTCATGGACCACCCGATGTTCGATCCCGCCGGCTTCGTCGACGGACGCCGGTTGCTCACGGTGGTCAGGGCCGACAAGCCCCTGGCGCTGATCGCCCCCGAGGACATCGGGAAGGCGGCCGCGGCGGCGATCCACGATCCCGCGAGGTTCCATGGGGTGACGCTGGAGCTCGCGGGTGACGTGCTCACGCTTCCTCAAATCACCGAGGTCCTCTCGCGCGTCGACGGCAAGGAGTACGTCGCCTGGTCCTCCTCGATTGAAGAGGCCGTCGCGGCCGGACTGCATCCGGGCGTGGCGCAAGGCATGACGTACATGAACGTCGCCCCGCTGCTGGCCCGGCCCGAAATCGCGCGCTCCTACGGCCTTTCGCCCATGAGCTTCGAGGCCTGGGTACGGCAGCGTCGCGAGATGACCTGA
- a CDS encoding SMI1/KNR4 family protein, translated as MIDPRFPARLLEDLSQQRSTEGPRTRLNIDRHGDESEELPPGLVPFARDGGGGVWYLDVEDCLKKGVGAIFYLHMSEVYGDTRYIAASYDELLQRVAEGLHPRDMPTFDELASRQAPKSVRVPGIEGLVDVERVHASTGRPAVVTVHDNARCEGGFVARAGTSVYMTDAGRIQFVTLAERAVVDGIPCAGDTVLALHPKTGRPLRFTPAEPIVVDGLPLAPFHEVMVEDPIYAPSVSGMLARDHDVEGLPLAAGTQVRLLRGKLDQGTLRADANVAGTLLPAGTWFELLSGTLYRTRPPAT; from the coding sequence ATGATCGACCCACGCTTTCCCGCCAGGCTCCTGGAAGACCTGTCCCAGCAGCGCAGCACCGAGGGGCCGCGCACGCGCCTCAACATCGACAGGCACGGAGATGAGAGCGAAGAGCTGCCCCCCGGTCTGGTCCCCTTCGCCAGGGATGGGGGCGGCGGCGTCTGGTACCTCGACGTCGAGGACTGTCTGAAGAAGGGCGTGGGGGCCATCTTCTACCTCCACATGAGCGAGGTGTACGGCGATACCCGCTACATCGCGGCCTCCTACGACGAGCTCCTCCAGCGCGTCGCGGAGGGCCTGCATCCGCGGGACATGCCCACCTTCGATGAGCTCGCGTCGCGGCAGGCTCCGAAGAGCGTGCGCGTGCCGGGCATCGAAGGCCTGGTGGACGTCGAGCGAGTCCACGCGAGCACCGGCAGACCCGCGGTCGTGACCGTGCATGACAACGCGCGCTGCGAGGGAGGCTTCGTGGCCCGGGCGGGCACGTCCGTCTACATGACCGACGCGGGCCGCATCCAATTCGTCACCCTGGCCGAACGCGCGGTCGTGGACGGCATCCCGTGCGCCGGGGACACGGTGCTCGCCCTTCATCCAAAGACGGGACGCCCGCTGCGCTTCACCCCGGCCGAGCCCATCGTCGTCGACGGCCTCCCGCTGGCCCCCTTCCACGAGGTCATGGTCGAGGATCCCATCTACGCCCCCAGCGTGTCCGGCATGCTGGCCCGCGACCACGACGTGGAGGGGCTCCCCCTGGCCGCCGGCACCCAGGTACGTCTCCTACGGGGGAAGCTCGACCAGGGAACGCTGCGCGCCGACGCGAACGTCGCGGGGACCCTGCTTCCCGCCGGCACCTGGTTCGAGCTCCTGAGCGGAACGCTCTACCGCACCCGCCCGCCGGCGACGTGA
- a CDS encoding SBBP repeat-containing protein, with amino-acid sequence MKHLLLSMFGFAGVVGAAGLPSVAAAQVPSPSWVAQLGANLDEQANAVAVSGASVYVVGQTTSQLGADPKVGGQDAFIARYDTAGNLQWARQLGTPGNDRATAVATDADGNAYVAGTTYGGFDFYTNAGGFDFFIAKYDAAGNRLWLRQNGTQMDDFATGIAVGADDTLYFTGYTGGSFANGGNPNNYDIIAGLYDTAGNPYWLQQYGTSASDVARGIAVTSGHEVYIVGNTSGSLDGTTSSGNSDLFLLKLNILGVQQWVRQIDAGELDDAKSVAVGPDGGVYIAGETFGSLDGNTNNGTVDVLLARYDSAGNRAWSRMLGGEQPDYAFGVAVTPDNVVQVVGYTSGLDNIPSAGGSDAFLTRYDALGTKVGSRLLGTSRQDIARGVAVDASGNAYVAGQTAGSLGGNTSAGGNDAFLVRF; translated from the coding sequence ATGAAACACCTTCTCTTGAGCATGTTCGGGTTCGCGGGCGTCGTCGGCGCCGCGGGTCTCCCCTCCGTCGCCGCGGCCCAGGTTCCCTCCCCGTCCTGGGTGGCGCAGCTCGGCGCCAATCTGGATGAGCAGGCCAACGCCGTGGCCGTGTCGGGCGCGAGCGTCTACGTGGTGGGTCAGACGACCAGCCAGCTCGGCGCCGACCCGAAGGTCGGCGGTCAGGACGCGTTCATTGCCCGGTACGACACCGCCGGCAACCTCCAGTGGGCCCGCCAGCTGGGCACCCCCGGGAATGACCGCGCCACCGCCGTGGCCACCGACGCGGACGGCAATGCGTACGTCGCGGGCACCACCTACGGCGGCTTCGACTTCTATACCAATGCGGGCGGCTTCGACTTCTTCATCGCCAAGTATGACGCCGCCGGCAACCGCCTGTGGTTGCGCCAGAACGGCACGCAGATGGATGACTTCGCCACCGGCATCGCCGTCGGCGCGGACGACACCCTCTACTTCACCGGATACACCGGCGGCAGCTTCGCCAACGGCGGCAACCCCAACAATTACGACATCATCGCCGGGCTCTATGACACGGCGGGCAACCCGTACTGGCTCCAGCAGTACGGCACGTCCGCGAGCGACGTGGCGCGTGGCATCGCCGTCACGTCCGGCCATGAGGTCTACATCGTCGGGAACACCTCCGGCAGCCTCGACGGCACCACCTCGTCGGGGAACAGCGACCTCTTCCTGCTGAAGCTCAACATCCTGGGCGTCCAGCAGTGGGTCCGGCAGATTGACGCGGGCGAACTGGATGACGCCAAGAGCGTCGCGGTGGGTCCTGACGGCGGCGTCTACATTGCTGGCGAGACGTTCGGCAGCCTGGATGGCAACACCAACAACGGCACCGTCGACGTGCTGCTCGCCCGCTACGACAGCGCCGGCAACCGCGCCTGGAGCCGCATGCTCGGCGGCGAGCAGCCCGACTACGCGTTCGGCGTCGCCGTCACCCCGGACAACGTCGTGCAGGTGGTCGGCTACACCTCCGGGCTCGACAACATCCCGTCCGCGGGCGGCTCCGATGCCTTCCTCACCCGCTACGACGCGCTCGGCACGAAGGTGGGCAGCCGGCTCCTGGGCACGTCGCGCCAGGACATCGCCCGCGGCGTGGCCGTGGACGCCTCCGGCAACGCCTACGTCGCCGGTCAGACGGCTGGCAGCCTCGGCGGCAACACCAGCGCCGGCGGCAATGACGCCTTCCTCGTCCGCTTCTGA
- a CDS encoding deoxyhypusine synthase family protein encodes MSTSELPVLEFILTNYKNFNARATRDALLSYWEHVSSGGRMFWSVAGAMSSAQLGITLAPAIRSGLIHGLSVTGANLEESLFRLVAHTAYKDFPEYRYFTKQDDTKILEQRMRRVTDTSIPEDEAFRAVEKIVVPMWKNASAKGERRFWHEYFYELIQVLEPSAYEGDPEACWLMEAAKRKLPIVVPGYEDSTFGNIFASYVKTGDCNASIAKSGIEYMADFYDRYEELSAGTGVGFFQIGGGIAGDFPICVVPSTKYDMQKPVKPWAYFCQISDSTTSYGSYSGATPNEKITWDKLTETTPMFVIESDATIVVPLMLRALLECQGNPDAANALIAKHRR; translated from the coding sequence ATGTCCACGTCCGAACTGCCCGTCCTCGAGTTCATCCTCACGAACTACAAGAACTTCAACGCCCGCGCGACGCGCGACGCGCTCCTGTCCTACTGGGAGCATGTGTCGAGCGGTGGCCGGATGTTCTGGAGCGTCGCGGGCGCGATGTCGTCCGCGCAGCTCGGCATCACGCTCGCGCCCGCCATCCGCTCGGGTCTGATTCACGGCCTGTCCGTGACGGGCGCCAACCTGGAGGAGTCGCTCTTCCGGCTCGTCGCGCACACGGCGTACAAGGACTTCCCCGAGTACCGCTACTTCACCAAGCAGGACGACACGAAAATCCTCGAGCAGCGGATGCGCCGGGTCACCGACACGAGCATCCCCGAGGACGAGGCGTTCCGCGCGGTGGAGAAGATCGTCGTCCCCATGTGGAAGAACGCCTCCGCGAAGGGCGAGCGCCGCTTCTGGCACGAGTACTTCTACGAGCTCATCCAGGTCCTGGAGCCTTCCGCGTACGAAGGCGACCCGGAGGCCTGCTGGCTGATGGAGGCGGCGAAGCGCAAGCTGCCCATCGTCGTCCCGGGCTACGAGGACTCGACGTTCGGGAACATCTTCGCGTCCTACGTGAAGACGGGCGACTGCAACGCGAGCATCGCCAAGTCCGGCATCGAGTACATGGCCGACTTCTACGACCGCTACGAGGAGCTGTCCGCGGGCACGGGCGTGGGCTTCTTCCAGATTGGCGGCGGCATCGCCGGTGACTTCCCCATCTGCGTCGTGCCGTCGACGAAGTACGACATGCAGAAGCCCGTGAAGCCGTGGGCCTACTTCTGCCAGATCAGCGACTCGACGACGTCCTACGGCTCGTACTCGGGCGCGACGCCCAACGAGAAGATCACCTGGGACAAGCTGACGGAGACGACGCCCATGTTCGTCATCGAGTCGGACGCCACCATCGTCGTCCCGCTGATGCTCCGCGCGCTGCTGGAGTGCCAGGGCAATCCGGACGCGGCGAACGCGCTCATCGCGAAGCACCGGCGCTAG
- a CDS encoding SH3 domain-containing protein has translation MRRLAFPSPHPWRMRALSLAVMGAAASLTACAAPAALAVSPSGVPAFSEDMLTPGFWIRRAPSPDAVLLDAGQVAAKRELAFGPEGGLIDLKGLPATLTRAQVAGWVRAAQQTPIPAVIDEQGQPVTEAMLDGLRQNAAAEHIPEATAARYGLSVRRTHLRSLPSDRRLFASEDSRDYESLQAGILFPGEPVVIAHQSADQQWLFVQTTQGPAWVQRGDIAEGTADAVFSYVAMAPGRVVTGDQVRTVFTPEAPGVSELELDMGVALPRADVAPGEPVNGASSYASWPVQLPVREEDGSLAFRSALLRRTADTAPGYLPLTRANILRQSFKFLGERYGWGHQFNARDCSGLTSEVYRSMGLLLPPNSGMQGKSAALNHRLFTAQDSHEERVRALKQAEVGDLVVVPGHVLMIIGHVNGEPYVIQDVPYAVFKDPATQQVRKTKLNQVSVTPLLPLYADDTTLYVDAMTSLVHVTRP, from the coding sequence ATGAGACGCTTGGCATTCCCCTCTCCTCATCCGTGGCGCATGCGGGCACTGTCGCTCGCGGTGATGGGGGCCGCGGCCAGCCTTACCGCCTGCGCCGCGCCGGCCGCGCTCGCGGTGTCCCCGTCCGGGGTGCCGGCGTTCAGCGAAGACATGCTGACGCCCGGGTTCTGGATCCGCCGCGCGCCGTCTCCCGATGCGGTGCTGCTCGATGCCGGCCAGGTGGCGGCGAAGCGCGAGCTCGCGTTCGGTCCGGAGGGCGGCCTGATTGACCTGAAGGGCCTCCCGGCCACGCTGACACGGGCACAGGTCGCTGGCTGGGTCAGGGCTGCGCAGCAGACGCCCATCCCGGCGGTCATCGACGAACAGGGCCAGCCGGTGACGGAGGCAATGCTCGACGGGCTTCGCCAGAACGCCGCGGCCGAGCACATCCCCGAAGCCACCGCCGCGCGCTACGGCCTCAGCGTGCGGCGCACGCACCTGCGCTCGCTGCCGTCCGACCGGCGGCTCTTCGCGTCGGAGGACTCGCGCGACTACGAAAGCCTCCAGGCCGGCATCCTGTTCCCGGGGGAGCCGGTCGTCATCGCGCATCAGAGCGCGGACCAGCAATGGCTGTTCGTCCAGACGACGCAGGGTCCCGCGTGGGTCCAGCGCGGCGACATCGCGGAGGGCACGGCGGACGCGGTGTTCTCCTACGTGGCGATGGCGCCCGGGCGCGTCGTCACGGGGGACCAGGTGCGCACGGTCTTCACGCCAGAAGCGCCGGGCGTGTCCGAGCTGGAGCTCGACATGGGGGTCGCGCTGCCGCGGGCCGACGTGGCGCCCGGCGAGCCCGTCAACGGCGCCAGCAGCTATGCATCCTGGCCGGTGCAGTTGCCGGTGCGCGAAGAGGACGGCTCGCTGGCCTTCCGGAGCGCCCTGCTGCGCCGGACCGCCGACACCGCGCCGGGCTACCTGCCACTGACGCGCGCCAACATCCTCCGCCAGTCCTTCAAGTTCCTCGGCGAGCGCTACGGCTGGGGTCACCAGTTCAATGCGCGCGACTGCAGCGGCCTGACCAGCGAGGTGTACCGCAGCATGGGGCTGCTCTTGCCGCCCAACTCCGGGATGCAGGGGAAGAGCGCGGCGCTGAACCACCGCCTCTTCACAGCGCAGGACTCACACGAAGAGCGGGTGCGCGCGCTGAAGCAGGCGGAGGTGGGCGACCTCGTCGTCGTCCCCGGCCATGTGCTGATGATCATCGGCCACGTGAACGGCGAGCCCTATGTCATCCAGGATGTCCCTTACGCCGTGTTCAAGGACCCGGCCACACAGCAGGTCCGCAAGACGAAGCTGAACCAGGTGTCGGTCACCCCGCTGCTGCCGCTGTACGCGGACGACACGACCCTGTACGTGGACGCGATGACGAGCCTTGTCCACGTCACCCGGCCATAG
- a CDS encoding DUF7594 domain-containing protein has translation MSGKKMWRRMRMSAGWMAGLMLLTHCGGAEESVKDGDTAQETAELDACEAVVQVENLRVVVTEDTYASATAPTATHGGLDRVVVDANPQSEGFLKFNVPQALLQGGVIVRAKLQLNAVDGSSDGPALYQTGTDWSEASLNWNNRPGHASGALLGDQGSIITHQLVEYDVTSVVMEPGTFGFVLVPTSGDGTDFRSSESTGTTLVPRLDLTVAKSVCTRKGTGGDVAWTRVRGGEGFQSFPTRAGGMDAAADGSFVTLAAYNEQGNFGGQTFTSANSFVIAKYAADGSHQWSRAYVPFTPSARLHANAVTLTPLGNILVVGNYNGAPDLGAGPLPPVEDEDDVGLFIAKYSPNGDFVWAHGFAPTGSAQLSQRYVNASRVTSDANGSLLVTGGFVGELNLGGETFVSGTTDSQESLFLAKFSWEGNPLWSLAVPAGTSDLYYDSVSAEDVLTDANGRVFVTGVAGTGRMGATAPSTPFIAAYSPEGALLWSRAFNGATGSLGGLALRPDGSLAFAGAFSGSFSFAGATFTSVPGNSGPSSDAIVGALSASGGDLWVRKHGTGRDESFLDLGVDTAGNITVRAMSNGLFDLGGGPLGHPAEGRHFVARFSASGAHLWSRVMDPDLSMSDMEVLPDGSTLLEGTFRNPVTLNSQEYVAPGGAAELLFLRLTP, from the coding sequence ATGTCGGGGAAGAAGATGTGGCGGCGGATGCGCATGAGCGCGGGGTGGATGGCGGGACTGATGCTCTTGACCCACTGCGGCGGAGCAGAAGAGAGCGTGAAGGACGGGGACACGGCACAAGAGACAGCGGAGCTGGACGCGTGCGAAGCGGTGGTCCAGGTGGAGAACCTCCGGGTGGTCGTGACGGAGGACACCTACGCCTCCGCGACCGCCCCCACGGCCACCCATGGCGGGCTCGACAGGGTCGTCGTGGATGCCAATCCCCAGTCAGAAGGCTTCCTGAAGTTCAACGTCCCCCAGGCGCTGCTTCAGGGCGGCGTCATCGTCCGGGCGAAGCTCCAGCTGAATGCCGTGGACGGCAGCTCCGACGGCCCGGCGCTCTACCAGACGGGGACGGACTGGAGCGAGGCGTCGCTGAACTGGAACAACCGCCCCGGTCACGCGTCTGGCGCCCTGCTGGGAGACCAGGGCAGCATCATCACCCACCAACTCGTCGAGTACGACGTGACGTCGGTGGTGATGGAGCCGGGCACGTTCGGCTTCGTGCTGGTGCCCACGAGCGGCGATGGCACGGACTTCCGCTCATCCGAGTCCACGGGGACGACCCTGGTGCCGCGGCTGGACCTCACCGTGGCCAAGAGCGTCTGCACGCGCAAGGGCACGGGGGGAGACGTCGCGTGGACGAGGGTGCGCGGTGGCGAAGGCTTCCAGTCATTCCCCACCCGGGCGGGAGGCATGGACGCGGCCGCCGACGGCAGCTTCGTGACGCTTGCCGCCTACAATGAGCAGGGCAACTTCGGCGGACAGACCTTCACCAGCGCGAACAGCTTCGTCATCGCGAAGTACGCCGCGGATGGCTCGCATCAGTGGTCACGGGCCTATGTCCCCTTCACGCCCTCTGCCCGCCTCCACGCGAATGCCGTCACCCTCACCCCGCTGGGGAACATCCTCGTGGTGGGCAACTACAATGGCGCGCCGGACCTGGGAGCGGGCCCCCTGCCGCCGGTGGAGGACGAGGACGACGTGGGCCTCTTCATCGCCAAGTACTCGCCGAACGGCGACTTCGTGTGGGCCCACGGCTTCGCCCCCACGGGCAGCGCCCAGCTGTCCCAGCGCTACGTCAACGCCAGCAGGGTGACCAGCGACGCCAACGGCAGCCTCCTCGTCACCGGCGGCTTCGTGGGTGAGCTGAACCTGGGCGGTGAGACGTTTGTCTCCGGAACGACCGACTCCCAGGAGAGCCTGTTCCTCGCGAAGTTCTCATGGGAGGGCAATCCCCTGTGGTCCCTGGCGGTCCCCGCGGGCACCAGCGACCTGTATTACGACAGCGTCTCCGCGGAGGATGTCCTGACGGACGCGAACGGCCGCGTCTTCGTCACCGGCGTCGCGGGCACGGGCCGCATGGGTGCGACGGCTCCGTCAACGCCCTTCATCGCCGCCTACAGCCCGGAGGGCGCGCTCCTCTGGTCCCGTGCCTTCAATGGCGCGACAGGCAGCCTGGGGGGCCTCGCGCTCAGGCCGGATGGGTCCCTCGCCTTCGCCGGTGCCTTCTCCGGTTCCTTCAGCTTCGCGGGCGCCACGTTCACCAGCGTGCCCGGCAACAGCGGGCCTTCGTCGGATGCGATTGTCGGGGCGCTGTCGGCCTCGGGCGGCGACCTCTGGGTCCGGAAGCATGGCACCGGGCGGGATGAAAGCTTCCTCGACCTGGGGGTCGACACCGCCGGCAACATCACCGTCCGCGCCATGTCCAATGGCCTGTTCGACCTGGGCGGCGGGCCGCTGGGGCACCCGGCCGAGGGCCGTCACTTCGTGGCCCGCTTCAGCGCCTCGGGCGCGCACCTGTGGTCGCGGGTGATGGACCCCGACCTGAGCATGTCGGACATGGAGGTCCTCCCGGATGGGAGCACGCTGCTGGAAGGCACCTTCCGCAACCCGGTGACGCTCAACTCCCAGGAGTACGTCGCGCCCGGAGGTGCGGCCGAGCTCCTCTTCCTGCGCCTCACACCGTAA
- a CDS encoding M48 family metallopeptidase produces the protein MASSRISAGFVRSLVLPALLLFALPLLGLWFAGHASDRFDAQVLEVIEKQIGRDTTLSEADRQEALAFYREVPASAACQSDSEELASYRDGLGEACSDAKQFGWAYLASWVLLALGLGSTAVALLCGLAAFISRPFQYGSFVVGWFVLRITSALQVLGQGALLVWLSYWVTALWANRYYPKLIGIMALLAAGAVFLVVVAIFSRPPMNFDVEAEEVPEARAPELWACVRRLCARLQTPPPDHILAGIDTNFFVTESDVRVDGRVLTGRTLFVSLSLLRLLERSEAEAVLAHEMGHLLGGDTGHGKRLAPMLSHFGHYLETLRDGGVTLPVFYFMAAYRGLFELSLGRSRRASELAADRLAAGVTSGQDIARSLVKVGAYSSFRDRVEAKLFAQDEQHQSVAISQRVALGFSEYAQSEVVHDDLQGAVTPHPFDSHPPLGARMENVGVQLKPADMAQVLLEPVQSSWVEAFEDAEAIEARLWGAYEARFSQAHDLALACRYGPSTDEERQHVEKFFPALVFEGKEAGYEVRMDYAQVSCSEWEEPVEFERISSASTADRMFKKYLDLKVTGEGRFKGGRSICLSKLKEQDAVLEAFERYLGRHRFMKAHRSDSQAA, from the coding sequence ATGGCCTCCTCTCGTATATCCGCTGGTTTCGTCCGCAGCCTCGTGTTGCCCGCGCTGCTGCTCTTCGCCCTGCCGCTGCTCGGGCTCTGGTTCGCCGGTCATGCCTCCGACCGCTTCGATGCGCAGGTGCTCGAAGTCATCGAGAAGCAGATTGGACGGGACACGACGCTGAGCGAGGCCGACCGTCAGGAGGCGCTCGCGTTCTACCGCGAGGTCCCCGCGTCGGCGGCCTGTCAGAGCGACAGCGAGGAGCTGGCGAGCTACCGCGACGGGCTGGGCGAGGCGTGCTCGGACGCGAAGCAGTTCGGGTGGGCGTACCTGGCCTCCTGGGTCCTGCTGGCGCTCGGGCTTGGCTCCACGGCGGTCGCGCTCCTGTGCGGCCTGGCCGCGTTCATCTCGCGTCCCTTCCAGTACGGCAGCTTCGTGGTGGGCTGGTTCGTGCTCCGCATCACCAGCGCCCTCCAGGTGCTGGGGCAGGGGGCGCTGCTGGTGTGGCTCTCCTATTGGGTGACCGCCCTCTGGGCCAATCGCTACTACCCGAAGCTCATCGGCATCATGGCCCTCCTGGCGGCCGGCGCCGTCTTCCTGGTGGTGGTGGCCATCTTCAGCCGCCCGCCCATGAACTTCGACGTGGAGGCGGAGGAGGTGCCCGAGGCTCGCGCCCCGGAGCTGTGGGCCTGCGTGCGCCGGCTGTGCGCGCGGCTCCAGACGCCGCCGCCCGACCACATCCTCGCGGGCATCGACACCAACTTCTTCGTCACGGAGAGCGACGTGCGCGTGGACGGGCGCGTCCTCACCGGCCGCACGCTCTTCGTGAGTCTGTCCCTGCTGCGCCTGCTGGAGCGCTCCGAGGCGGAGGCCGTCCTGGCGCACGAGATGGGGCACCTGCTGGGCGGAGACACGGGGCACGGCAAGCGGCTGGCGCCCATGCTCTCGCACTTCGGTCACTACCTGGAGACGCTGCGCGACGGCGGCGTGACGCTCCCTGTCTTCTATTTCATGGCGGCCTACCGCGGGCTGTTCGAGCTGTCCCTGGGCCGCAGCCGTCGCGCCAGCGAGCTCGCCGCGGACCGGCTGGCGGCGGGTGTCACGTCGGGGCAGGACATCGCCCGCTCGCTGGTGAAGGTGGGCGCGTACTCGAGCTTCCGGGACCGCGTGGAGGCGAAGCTCTTCGCCCAGGACGAGCAGCACCAGTCGGTGGCCATCTCCCAGCGGGTCGCGCTGGGCTTCTCCGAGTACGCCCAGTCCGAGGTGGTGCACGACGACCTGCAGGGCGCCGTGACGCCTCATCCGTTCGACTCACACCCGCCGCTGGGCGCGCGCATGGAGAACGTGGGCGTCCAGCTGAAGCCCGCGGACATGGCGCAGGTGCTCCTGGAGCCCGTGCAGTCCTCGTGGGTGGAGGCCTTCGAGGACGCGGAGGCCATCGAGGCGCGGCTGTGGGGCGCCTACGAGGCGCGCTTCTCCCAGGCCCATGACCTGGCGCTCGCCTGCCGTTACGGGCCGTCCACGGACGAGGAGCGGCAGCACGTGGAGAAGTTCTTCCCGGCGCTCGTCTTCGAGGGCAAGGAGGCCGGCTACGAGGTGCGGATGGACTACGCGCAGGTGAGCTGCTCGGAGTGGGAGGAGCCCGTCGAGTTCGAGCGGATCTCCTCCGCCTCCACCGCCGACCGCATGTTCAAGAAGTACCTGGACCTGAAGGTCACCGGCGAGGGCCGCTTCAAGGGCGGGCGCTCCATCTGCTTGAGCAAGCTGAAGGAGCAGGACGCGGTGCTGGAGGCCTTCGAGCGCTACCTGGGACGGCACCGGTTCATGAAGGCGCACCGCTCGGACTCGCAGGCCGCGTGA
- a CDS encoding GNAT family N-acetyltransferase has protein sequence MSSLRPYRDVADLEAMEQLVARAWAERGPHVECAVGDLTWRLLRNAQVRPREDIALWEPEPGQLAGFAWAYGNGDVDLLVHPLTHANAFVQDMLPWVRARHGSTSPPATLWALESNGPLLAALQRSGCLRTPGGCYLHLELPLHALPPPPPPLPAGYRVRAVRGLEEVAARALVHRRGFGTERMTTEVYAQLMEAPRYQPALDLVAEAPDGSLAACALGWFDEVNAVGEFEPTACAPEHRRRGLVRALLHEGLGRMHGMGARRAIVYAFEDNPASVALYQSAGFTVVDRNLGHSEPPVK, from the coding sequence ATGTCCAGCCTCCGCCCCTATCGCGATGTGGCCGACCTCGAAGCCATGGAGCAGCTCGTGGCGCGTGCCTGGGCGGAGCGCGGGCCCCACGTGGAGTGCGCGGTGGGGGACCTGACCTGGAGGCTGCTGCGCAATGCCCAGGTACGGCCCAGGGAGGACATCGCCCTGTGGGAGCCCGAGCCCGGGCAGCTCGCCGGCTTCGCGTGGGCCTACGGCAACGGCGACGTAGACCTGCTCGTGCATCCGCTCACGCACGCGAACGCCTTCGTGCAGGACATGCTGCCCTGGGTGCGCGCGCGTCACGGGAGCACCTCACCGCCTGCCACCTTGTGGGCGCTGGAGAGCAACGGTCCGCTGCTCGCGGCGCTGCAACGGTCGGGCTGCCTGCGCACCCCGGGCGGGTGCTACCTGCATCTCGAACTGCCGCTCCACGCATTGCCGCCCCCACCGCCTCCGCTGCCCGCGGGCTACCGGGTGCGCGCGGTGCGAGGTCTGGAGGAGGTGGCCGCGCGCGCCCTCGTTCACCGGCGCGGCTTCGGCACCGAGCGGATGACGACGGAGGTGTACGCGCAGCTCATGGAGGCGCCGCGCTACCAGCCGGCGTTGGACCTCGTCGCCGAGGCGCCCGACGGCAGCCTCGCGGCCTGCGCGCTCGGTTGGTTCGACGAGGTCAACGCGGTGGGCGAGTTCGAACCGACCGCATGCGCCCCAGAGCACCGGCGCCGCGGGCTCGTGCGTGCGCTCCTGCACGAGGGGCTGGGACGCATGCACGGGATGGGCGCCCGGCGAGCCATCGTGTACGCCTTCGAGGACAACCCGGCGTCCGTCGCCCTCTATCAGTCCGCGGGCTTCACCGTGGTGGACCGCAACCTGGGCCACAGCGAACCCCCTGTGAAATAG